In Desulfallas thermosapovorans DSM 6562, the DNA window ATTGGGCTACGGGTCCAATATTATGATCGCAGACCTTTTTAATGAGAACATACATATCCAAGAAACCCTGGCCCGGGATAACACCGATTCTACGGAAGATGCACTGGTGGAAATCTATAAACGCTTGCGCCCCGGCGAACCGCCGACGGTGGATAGCGCCCGGTCGCTGCTGGAGACGCTTTTTTTCGATCCAAAACGCTATGACCTGGCCATTGTGGGTCGTTACAAACTTCAGAAAAAGTTAAAACACGGGGTGTTATATCGTTATCCTGAAAGCGATAACCAGGAAACTGAATTTGATCCTTATTTACAAACAACAGTACCCAAAGTACGGGAATTTATTCGGGAACTTACTGCTCAGGATATCATTGAAACCGTGAATTACCTGCTGCGCCTGATGGATGGCGAGGGGCAGGTGGATGACATTGACCACCTGGGCAATCGCCGTTTGCGCTCGGTGGGGGAACTGTTGCAAAACCAGTTTCGTATCGGCCTATCCCGCATGGAGCGGGTGGTCCGGGAACGCATGACTATCCAGGATGTGGACGTTATTACGCCGCAGGTATTGATTAACATTCGCCCTGTGGTGGCGGCCATTAAGGAGTTTTTCGGTTCCAGCCAGTTAAGTCAATTTATGGACCAGACCAATCCGCTGGCTGAACTTACCCACAAACGGCGCTTGTCCGCTCTGGGACCCGGGGGCCTCAGCCGGGAACGGGCCGGTTTCGAAGTGCGGGACGTACACCACTCCCACTATGGCCGCATGTGCCCCATTGAGACTCCGGAGGGTCCCAACATCGGCTTAATCGGTTCCCTGTCCTGTTACGCGCGCATTAATAACTTTGGCTTTATTGAAACGCCTTACCGTAGGGTGGATAAGGAAAACAAGCGGGTAACGGATGAAATAGTATACCTCACTGCGGATGAGGAAGAAGGTAAAGTTATTGCCCAGGCCAATGCCCCGCTGAATGAGGATGACTATTTTGCCGAAGACCGGGTCAACGCCCGGCATGGTAGTGAAATACTGGTGGCCCCTGCAGACCAGGTGGATTATATGGATGTTTCACCCAAACAGGTGGTCAGCGTGGCCACGGCACTGATTCCTTTCCTGGAGCACGATGACGCCAACCGGGCATTGATGGGGGCCAACATGCAGCGCCAGGCCGTGCCGCTACTGAAGACCGATGCGCCGCTGGTGGGCACCGGTATCGAATACAAGGCAGCCCGGGATTCCGGGGTGGTTAAACTGGCCGGTAACAGCGGTGTGGTGGAAAAGGTTACGGCTTCGGAAATTGTTATTCGCACCGACGATGACAGGTTGGAGAAATATAAATTATTGAAATTCTCCCGCTCCAACCAGGGCACCTGTATTAATATGCGCCCCATTGTTAACAAAGGGGACAGGGTTGAGGCCGGCCAGGTTATTGCCGACGGCCCGTCCACCGATAATGGGGAACTGGCCCTGGGGCGTAATATACTGGTGGCCTTCATGCCCTGGGAAGGCTACAACTACGAGGACGCTATATTAATCAGTGAAAAGACAGTTAAAGAGGACTATTTTACCTCGATACACATAGAGGAATACGAATGTGATGCCCGGGACACCAAACTGGGCCCCGAGGAAATAACCCGGGATATACCCAACGTGGGTGAGGAAATTCTAAAGGATTTGGATGACCGGGGTATCATCCGGGTGGGCGCTGAGGTGCGGCCCGGCGATATACTGGTGGGTAAAGTTACCCCCAAGGGTGAAACCGAGCTTACCGCCGAGGAACGTTTACTGCGGGCTATATTTGGTGAAAAGGCCCGGGAAGTACGGGATACCTCGCTGCGGGTGCCCCACGGTGAGGCCGGCAAAGTGGTGGATGTCAAGGTATTCACCCGGGACAACGGCGATGAACTCCCCCCCGGAGTCAACCAGCTGGTACGGGTTTACATTGCCCAGAAACGCAAGATATCCGAGGGTGATAAAATGGCCGGTCGCCACGGTAACAAGGGTGTGGTGGCCCGCATTTTGCCCGAGGAGGATATGCCTTTTTTACCGGACGGTACACCCATTGAAATTGTATTGAACCCCCTGGGGGTGCCTTCCCGGATGAATATCGGGCAGGTATTGGAAACGCACTTGGGCTGGGCGGCCCATGCCCTGGGGATTCATGTGGCCACCCCGGTATTTAACGGGGCGACGGAAAAGGATATTGTGGAACAGCTGGAAAGGGCCGGACTGCCCACCAACGGTAAAATGACCCTCTATGACGGTCGTACAGGCGAGCCCTTTGATAATCCCGTTACCGTTGGATATGTTTATATGCTTAAACTTGCCCACCTGGTGGATGACAAAATCCATGCCCGTTCCACCGGGCCATATTCGCTGGTTACCCAGCAACCGCTGGGCGGCAAGGCCCAGTTCGGCGGGCAGCGTTTCGGTGAAATGGAGGTCTGGGCTCTGGAGGCCTATGGCGCGGCATACACGTTGCAGGAGATACTGACCGTCAAATCCGATGACGTGGTGGGGCGGGTAAAAACCTACGAGGCCATAGTTAAAGGCGAGAATGTGCCAGAGCCCGGTGTGCCCGAATCATTTAAAGTGCTTATCAAGGAACTGCAAAGCCTGGGTCTGGATGTCAAGGTGCTTTCAGAGGACGACCAGGAAATAGAAATCAAAGAAGTGGAAGATGATATAGCCGAAACCGCCAAGGATTTGGGGATTGAATTGCACGAGGACCGTGGACGGCGGAATGATGATTATGACGAGCCCGAGGATAGCGAATCCGATGAAATGGATGAAGATATTGAAGAGTTTGATGAGGATGCTCTTATGAATGAAGACGGGGAATTGGGTAATCTGGATGAGGTGGATGATCTGGACGGGGAATTGGTAGATTCCGACCCCGATGAGGAGAATTACTAAAGCAGGTAGAAAATCCGAAGGGGGAGAGGTCCTTGCTGGACTTGAATAACTTCGACCGAATTCGCATCAGTCTGGCTTCTCCGGAAAAAATCCGGGCCTGGTCAAGCGGTGAGGTCAAGAAGCCCGAGACCATCAATTACCGCACACTGAAACCCGAGCGGGACGGGCTGTTTTGTGAACGCATATTTGGCCCTACCCGCGACTGGGAATGTCATTGCGGTAAATATAAACGTGTTCGTTATAAGGGCGTAGTATGTGATCGCTGTGGTGTCGAGGTGACACGCTCCAAGGTGCGCCGGGAAAGACTGGGTCATATTGAACTGGCCGCTCCGGTATCGCATATTTGGTACTTTAAGGGGATACCCAGCCGCATGGGCCTTTTGCTGGATATGTCCCCACGGGCGCTGGAAAAGGTGCTTTATTTTGTCTCCTATATCGTTATTGATCCCATGGAAACGCCGTTGCTTAAAAAACAGTTGCTCACCGAAACCGAATACCGGGAACACCGGGAAAAGTACGGTAATAACTTTAAAGCGCTGATGGGAGCCGAGGCCATTAAACAACTGCTCCAGGAAATTGATCTGGAAGAGATGAACCGGGAACTGCGCCAGGAATTGCGCGAGGTTTCCGGCCAGCGTAAAATCCGTGCCGTTCGTCGCCTGGAAGTTGTGGAGGCATTCCGTAAAAGCGGCAACCGTCCAGAGTGGATGATTATGGACGTGGTACCTGTAATTCCACCCGAACTGCGTCCCATGGTGCAGTTGGACGGCGGCAGGTTTGCCACTTCGGACCTGAACGACCTTTATCGCCGGGTGATCAACCGTAACAACCGTTTAAAAAGACTACTGGATTTAGGCGCCCCGGACATCATTGTGCGTAACGAAAAGCGCATGCTGCAGGAAGCCGTGGATGCCCTCATTGACAATGGACGGCGGGGGCGCCCGGTGACCGGTCCGGGGAATCGCCCGTTAAAATCATTGAGTGATATGTTAAAGGGTAAACAAGGCCGCTTCCGTCAAAACCTGCTGGGTAAACGGGTGGATTATTCCGGCCGTTCCGTGATTGTGGTGGGCCCCAATTTAAAGCTGCACCAGTGCGGTTTGCCCAAGGAAATGGCTTTGGAGTTGTTTAAGCCATTTGTCATGAAAAAGCTGGTTAATGACGGCCATGCCCATAATATTAAAAGTGCCAAGCGGATGGTGGAACGGGTGCGCCCGGAGGTGTGGGATGTCCTGGAAGAGGTGATCAAAGACCACCCCGTGATGCTGAACCGTGCGCCTACACTGCACCGCTTGGGTATCCAGGCCTTTGAGCCCAAACTGGTGGAAGGACGGGCCATTAGAATTCACCCCATGGTGTGTACAGCCTATAACGCCGACTTCGACGGCGACCAGATGGCGGTGCACCTGCCCCTGTCCGCGGAATCCCAAGCTGAAGCCAGGTTGTTAATGCTTTCGGCATATAATATATTGAACCCCAAAGACGGTCGCCCCGTGGCTATTCCCACCCAGGATATGGTACTGGGCAGTTACTACCTGACTGTGGAACAGGAGGGTGCCACCGGTGAAGGTAAGGTTTTCCACAGTCCGGAAGAGGCGATGATGGCCTATGAGAACCACGCGGTAAGCCTCCATGCCAAAGTAAAGGTCAGGTTGGATGGTGAACTGGTGGAAACAACCGTGGGCCGGGTTATTTTCAATTCGGCCATTCCTAAAGAGTTGGGGTATTTCAATAAAGTGGCCGATAAAAAAGC includes these proteins:
- the rpoB gene encoding DNA-directed RNA polymerase subunit beta: MYPEQMGTRTRWNFGKFQEVLELPNLIEVQRNSYEWFLESGLREVFRDISPIQDFTGNLVLEFLDYSLGKPKYGVEQCKERDVTYAAPLRVKVRLINKETGEVKEQEVFMGDFPLMTDKGTFIINGAERVIVSQLVRSPGVYFAQTHDPSGKKLYGATIIPNRGAWLEFETDINDQLFVRIDRTRKIPATVLIRALGYGSNIMIADLFNENIHIQETLARDNTDSTEDALVEIYKRLRPGEPPTVDSARSLLETLFFDPKRYDLAIVGRYKLQKKLKHGVLYRYPESDNQETEFDPYLQTTVPKVREFIRELTAQDIIETVNYLLRLMDGEGQVDDIDHLGNRRLRSVGELLQNQFRIGLSRMERVVRERMTIQDVDVITPQVLINIRPVVAAIKEFFGSSQLSQFMDQTNPLAELTHKRRLSALGPGGLSRERAGFEVRDVHHSHYGRMCPIETPEGPNIGLIGSLSCYARINNFGFIETPYRRVDKENKRVTDEIVYLTADEEEGKVIAQANAPLNEDDYFAEDRVNARHGSEILVAPADQVDYMDVSPKQVVSVATALIPFLEHDDANRALMGANMQRQAVPLLKTDAPLVGTGIEYKAARDSGVVKLAGNSGVVEKVTASEIVIRTDDDRLEKYKLLKFSRSNQGTCINMRPIVNKGDRVEAGQVIADGPSTDNGELALGRNILVAFMPWEGYNYEDAILISEKTVKEDYFTSIHIEEYECDARDTKLGPEEITRDIPNVGEEILKDLDDRGIIRVGAEVRPGDILVGKVTPKGETELTAEERLLRAIFGEKAREVRDTSLRVPHGEAGKVVDVKVFTRDNGDELPPGVNQLVRVYIAQKRKISEGDKMAGRHGNKGVVARILPEEDMPFLPDGTPIEIVLNPLGVPSRMNIGQVLETHLGWAAHALGIHVATPVFNGATEKDIVEQLERAGLPTNGKMTLYDGRTGEPFDNPVTVGYVYMLKLAHLVDDKIHARSTGPYSLVTQQPLGGKAQFGGQRFGEMEVWALEAYGAAYTLQEILTVKSDDVVGRVKTYEAIVKGENVPEPGVPESFKVLIKELQSLGLDVKVLSEDDQEIEIKEVEDDIAETAKDLGIELHEDRGRRNDDYDEPEDSESDEMDEDIEEFDEDALMNEDGELGNLDEVDDLDGELVDSDPDEENY